From the Desulfovibrio legallii genome, one window contains:
- a CDS encoding glucokinase: MAGQRILAADIGGTNARFGCFFVEDGQLRLERVSWMPSSGLRDTEAVLRTLQHRLDLELSPQDVLALALAGPVAAERGRLTNGSLQLDLAVARQRFGLRRCLLCNDFAAAALATLTPAGEDARLVAGDRLAEGAGPEGRAARAVLGAGTGLGAALLVWTGRRWLPVPSEAGHAAFPFSGRPEHDFERFLQRDLGQSWISAEDVLSGQGLSQLHFFLSGEYLFPPVVGARALQSETTTLQWYARFLARFCRNWMYAALSLGGLWVCGGIAARNPLCLTCSQFGEELQRANPLRALFAPVPVRLMENENSGLWGAARAGQNLVEKGGRA; this comes from the coding sequence GGCCGACATCGGCGGCACCAACGCCCGATTCGGCTGTTTTTTTGTGGAGGACGGCCAGTTGCGCCTGGAGCGCGTGTCCTGGATGCCTTCGTCCGGTCTGCGGGATACGGAAGCTGTGTTGCGGACCTTGCAGCACCGCCTGGACCTGGAGCTCAGTCCCCAGGATGTGCTGGCCTTGGCCCTGGCGGGACCGGTGGCCGCCGAACGGGGCAGGCTGACCAACGGGTCCCTGCAATTGGACTTGGCCGTGGCGCGGCAAAGGTTCGGCTTGCGTCGCTGCCTGTTGTGCAATGATTTTGCCGCGGCGGCTCTGGCCACCCTCACCCCGGCAGGAGAAGACGCCCGGCTGGTGGCCGGAGACCGCTTGGCGGAAGGCGCAGGGCCGGAAGGCCGTGCCGCGCGGGCCGTGCTGGGGGCAGGTACGGGGCTGGGCGCGGCGCTGCTGGTCTGGACAGGGCGGCGCTGGCTGCCCGTACCTTCGGAGGCGGGGCATGCGGCCTTCCCCTTTTCTGGACGTCCGGAGCACGATTTTGAGCGATTTTTGCAAAGGGATCTGGGGCAGAGCTGGATCAGCGCCGAAGATGTGCTTTCTGGTCAGGGGCTCAGCCAGCTGCATTTTTTTCTCAGCGGCGAGTACTTGTTCCCCCCGGTGGTGGGCGCGCGGGCATTGCAGTCGGAAACGACCACTTTGCAGTGGTACGCCCGTTTTCTGGCCCGGTTTTGCCGCAACTGGATGTATGCGGCCTTGAGTCTGGGGGGACTGTGGGTCTGCGGCGGCATTGCCGCCCGTAACCCTCTGTGTCTGACCTGCTCCCAATTCGGCGAAGAATTGCAGCGCGCCAATCCCCTGCGCGCGCTGTTCGCGCCTGTGCCAGTGCGTCTTATGGAGAATGAAAACAGTGGGTTGTGGGGTGCGGCCCGCGCCGGGCAAAACCTTGTCGAAAAGGGCGGTCGGGCCTAG
- a CDS encoding Fur family transcriptional regulator has translation MAQVQTRMTRQRAVILEELRKTATHPTADELYSIVRRRLPRISLGTVYRNLDFLADSGEIRRLETAGSIKRFDGDMSPHQHVRCVFCGHIGDVMETSAAPSVEGMRVEGFAHILNSRVEYDGICEACARQRAVDAAAERGDDDARRTA, from the coding sequence ATGGCCCAAGTACAAACCCGAATGACGCGGCAACGGGCGGTAATTCTGGAAGAGCTGCGCAAAACCGCCACTCACCCTACGGCGGACGAGCTGTACAGCATTGTCCGGCGGCGTCTGCCGCGGATAAGTCTGGGTACCGTGTACCGCAATCTGGATTTTCTGGCAGACAGCGGCGAGATCCGCCGTCTGGAAACCGCCGGCAGCATCAAACGCTTTGACGGCGACATGTCCCCGCACCAGCATGTGCGCTGCGTTTTCTGCGGCCATATCGGCGACGTGATGGAAACCAGCGCAGCACCTTCGGTGGAAGGCATGCGGGTGGAGGGCTTTGCCCACATTCTCAATTCGCGCGTGGAGTACGACGGCATTTGCGAGGCCTGCGCCCGTCAGCGCGCTGTTGACGCCGCTGCGGAGCGGG